One Leifsonia shinshuensis DNA window includes the following coding sequences:
- a CDS encoding SufE family protein — translation MTALTGTLAEIRDDFQALEQNDRLQLLLEFSDELPDLPERYRDHPDLLERVEECQAPVFIFVEVDEHDIVHLYATAPQEAPTTRGFASILVQGLAGLTADEVLAVPDDFPNTLGLTQAVSPLRIRGMSALLGRTKRQVRAKVAA, via the coding sequence ATGACCGCCCTCACCGGCACGCTCGCCGAGATCCGCGACGACTTCCAGGCGCTGGAGCAGAACGACCGTCTGCAGCTGCTGCTGGAGTTCTCCGACGAGCTGCCCGACCTCCCGGAGCGCTACCGCGACCACCCCGACCTGCTGGAGCGGGTCGAGGAGTGCCAGGCGCCGGTCTTCATCTTCGTGGAGGTGGACGAGCACGACATCGTCCACCTCTACGCCACGGCCCCGCAGGAGGCCCCCACCACCCGCGGTTTCGCGTCGATCCTGGTCCAGGGCCTCGCGGGGCTCACGGCGGACGAGGTGCTGGCCGTCCCTGACGACTTCCCGAACACGCTCGGCCTGACCCAGGCGGTGTCGCCGCTGCGCATCCGCGGGATGTCGGCGCTGCTGGGGCGGACCAAGCGGCAGGTGCGGGCGAAGGTGGCGGCGTAG
- a CDS encoding sulfurtransferase: MAIAPDPSTDFSGYAHPERLVSTGWLAEHLGEPGLAVVESDEDVLLYDTGHIPGSVKIDWHTDLNDPVVRDYVSPQAFAELLGAKGIARDTTVVIYGDKNNWWAAYALWVFTLFGHEDVRLLDGGRDKWIAEGRELTREVPTPAAVEYPVVERDDHTIRAFKEDVLAHLGKPLIDVRSPEEYSGERTEIPGYPTEGALRGGHIPSAASVPWARAAAPDATFKRRADLEAIYLGDAGLKPGDEVVAYCRIGERSSHTWFVLTHLLGFENVRNYDGSWTEWGSAVRVPIVTGTEPGEVPAR; this comes from the coding sequence ATGGCCATCGCCCCCGACCCGTCGACCGACTTCTCCGGCTACGCGCACCCCGAACGCCTGGTGAGCACCGGCTGGCTGGCCGAGCACCTCGGCGAGCCCGGTCTGGCCGTCGTGGAGTCGGACGAGGACGTGCTGCTGTACGACACCGGCCACATCCCCGGCTCGGTCAAGATCGACTGGCACACCGACCTCAACGACCCGGTCGTCCGCGACTACGTCAGCCCGCAAGCGTTCGCGGAACTGCTCGGCGCCAAGGGCATCGCCCGTGACACCACCGTCGTCATCTACGGCGACAAGAACAACTGGTGGGCCGCCTACGCGCTCTGGGTGTTCACGCTGTTCGGCCACGAAGACGTGAGGCTGCTCGACGGCGGCCGGGACAAGTGGATCGCGGAGGGCCGCGAGCTCACCCGCGAGGTGCCGACGCCCGCCGCGGTCGAGTATCCGGTCGTGGAGCGCGACGACCACACCATCCGCGCGTTCAAGGAGGACGTGCTGGCGCACTTGGGCAAGCCTCTGATCGACGTCCGCTCCCCCGAGGAGTACAGCGGCGAGCGCACCGAGATCCCCGGCTATCCCACTGAGGGCGCCCTCCGCGGGGGCCACATCCCGTCCGCCGCCTCGGTGCCGTGGGCGCGCGCCGCCGCGCCCGACGCGACGTTCAAGCGCCGTGCCGACCTGGAGGCGATCTACCTCGGCGACGCGGGCCTGAAGCCCGGGGACGAGGTGGTCGCCTACTGCCGCATCGGCGAGCGCTCCAGCCACACCTGGTTCGTGCTCACGCATCTGCTCGGCTTCGAGAACGTCCGCAACTACGACGGCTCGTGGACGGAGTGGGGCTCGGCGGTGCGCGTGCCGATCGTGACGGGGACGGAGCCGGGCGAGGTCCCGGCACGCTGA
- the zapE gene encoding cell division protein ZapE, translated as MTIETTGALPRLADRSPAITGAEIAASLVPPSQFEHATFESYRPDHDYPSQSEAVATLKLFAKSWEPQRPAGLFSRSRRKVEAMKPGVYLDGGFGVGKTHLLAALWHEAPGPKYFGTFIEYTALVGALGYAGAVELLRGSTLICIDEFELDDPGDTMMMTRMLGELVASGTRIAATSNTPPNALGEGRFAASDFLREIQSLSANFQTLRIDGLDYRRRDTSGQAVSVDAAEYDRVLAALTARGETATSDTFDGLIAHLATVHPSRYIKMLDGVDVIGLADVHVLHDQMAALRLVAFVDRVYDAEIPIVQTGTALSEVFDDEMLGGGYRKKYLRSVSRMIALTAGELPPHDE; from the coding sequence ATGACGATCGAGACGACCGGAGCCCTGCCCCGCCTCGCGGACCGCTCGCCGGCGATCACCGGCGCCGAGATCGCGGCGAGCCTGGTCCCGCCGTCGCAGTTCGAGCACGCCACCTTCGAGTCGTACCGGCCGGACCACGACTACCCGTCGCAGTCGGAGGCCGTCGCCACGCTGAAGCTGTTCGCCAAGTCGTGGGAGCCGCAGCGCCCGGCCGGCCTGTTCAGCCGCAGCCGCCGCAAGGTCGAGGCCATGAAGCCGGGCGTCTACCTGGACGGCGGGTTCGGCGTCGGCAAGACGCACCTCCTCGCGGCGCTCTGGCACGAGGCTCCCGGCCCGAAGTACTTCGGCACGTTCATCGAGTACACCGCCCTGGTCGGCGCGCTCGGCTACGCCGGCGCGGTCGAGCTGCTGCGCGGGTCGACCCTGATCTGCATCGACGAGTTCGAGCTGGACGACCCGGGCGACACCATGATGATGACGCGCATGCTGGGCGAGCTGGTCGCCTCCGGGACCCGCATCGCAGCCACGAGCAACACGCCGCCGAACGCGCTCGGCGAGGGCCGCTTCGCCGCCAGCGACTTCCTGCGCGAGATCCAGTCGCTGTCCGCCAACTTCCAGACCCTGCGCATCGACGGCCTCGACTACCGCCGCCGCGACACCTCCGGCCAGGCGGTCAGCGTCGACGCGGCGGAGTACGACCGCGTGCTCGCGGCCCTCACCGCGCGCGGCGAGACGGCGACGAGCGACACCTTCGACGGCCTCATCGCCCACCTCGCCACGGTGCACCCGTCGCGCTACATCAAGATGCTGGACGGCGTGGATGTCATCGGCCTGGCCGACGTGCACGTGCTGCACGACCAGATGGCGGCCCTCCGCCTCGTCGCGTTCGTGGACCGCGTGTACGACGCGGAGATCCCGATCGTGCAGACCGGCACTGCGCTCAGCGAGGTCTTCGACGACGAGATGCTGGGCGGCGGCTACCGCAAGAAGTACCTCCGCTCGGTCTCCCGCATGATCGCCCTCACCGCGGGCGAGCTGCCGCCGCACGACGAGTAG